The following are encoded together in the Variovorax sp. PBS-H4 genome:
- a CDS encoding branched-chain amino acid ABC transporter permease has product MSEPINRTHRSMRLLPRLQGAPAVVLLVVLAAVSALLLPGYWAFKVASLLILALAVRSLQLLIGASGQISLGHGAFFAMGAYAAGVVLSHHWLPSYAVVPVAMVVCGLLGLLFGLPATRLSGPYLALATFALAVALPQLLKHPLLESLTGGVSGLSLDPAGAPFAFLGMQADQWNLLHTALWTLLIYGALRRLLEGPAGLAWMTLRDHPTAATAVGVDVRKWRIAAFAVSAAAVGAAGALNTQLTNFVSPDSFTVFLSLSLLVGVALAGPSSGVGTMVAAVFLSVVPDIAEKLSQELTGVIYGCVMLAAVFVLPMIGKWRRRVALAKARAPEADPSLRLPTRIGS; this is encoded by the coding sequence GTGTCTGAGCCCATCAACCGCACCCACCGGTCGATGCGCCTCCTGCCACGCCTCCAGGGTGCGCCGGCCGTGGTCCTCCTGGTCGTGCTGGCTGCCGTTTCGGCATTGCTCTTGCCGGGGTATTGGGCGTTCAAGGTCGCGAGCCTGCTCATCCTCGCGCTGGCCGTTCGCAGTCTCCAGTTGCTGATCGGCGCGAGCGGCCAGATTTCGCTGGGGCACGGTGCATTCTTTGCGATGGGCGCCTACGCGGCCGGCGTTGTGCTTTCGCACCACTGGCTGCCTTCGTACGCAGTCGTCCCTGTCGCGATGGTGGTCTGCGGATTGCTCGGACTTCTATTCGGCCTTCCTGCAACGCGCCTGTCCGGCCCCTATCTGGCGCTGGCGACCTTTGCACTGGCGGTCGCGCTCCCACAACTGCTGAAGCACCCGCTTCTCGAATCATTGACGGGCGGCGTCAGCGGACTCAGCCTCGACCCGGCCGGCGCTCCGTTTGCCTTCCTGGGCATGCAGGCCGATCAATGGAACCTGCTGCACACGGCACTGTGGACGCTGCTCATCTATGGCGCCCTGCGCCGACTGCTGGAGGGACCCGCAGGCCTCGCGTGGATGACGCTGCGAGATCACCCGACTGCCGCCACGGCCGTGGGCGTCGACGTCAGGAAGTGGAGGATTGCCGCCTTCGCAGTCAGTGCCGCCGCCGTCGGAGCCGCCGGCGCCTTGAACACCCAACTTACCAACTTCGTGTCACCCGACAGCTTCACGGTGTTCCTGTCATTGAGCCTGCTGGTGGGTGTCGCACTCGCCGGCCCGAGTTCCGGGGTCGGAACGATGGTCGCGGCAGTGTTCCTGTCGGTGGTGCCGGACATCGCGGAGAAGCTGTCGCAGGAACTCACGGGCGTGATCTACGGCTGCGTGATGCTGGCGGCGGTCTTCGTGCTGCCCATGATCGGCAAGTGGCGCAGGCGCGTGGCGCTCGCCAAGGCACGCGCACCTGAGGCGGACCCGTCCCTGCGGCTGCCCACCCGAATCGGATCGTAG
- a CDS encoding ABC transporter ATP-binding protein — translation MNAVLSRSDAAAGLAAVQRAPLLRVDNLGVRFGGIQALSNVSFSVPGGLICGIIGPNGAGKTTLFNCLSRIYEPHEGGITFDGKNLLKVQSHQVAALGIARTFQNVALFDRQSVRKNIETGCFLQFGGRHFSSLLRNRRGMQDRREVDDCVDALLAFARLGEVAATPVSQLSFGTRKRVELARALAMRPQILLLDEPAAGLNHQDVEELMGWILEIRDRMGVTVLLIEHHMNLVMRVSDQVVVLEFGRKIAEGTPCEVAAHPDVIRAYLGAES, via the coding sequence ATGAATGCCGTGCTTTCGCGCAGCGATGCCGCGGCCGGGCTCGCCGCGGTGCAACGCGCGCCGCTTCTGCGGGTCGACAACCTGGGCGTGCGCTTCGGCGGCATCCAGGCGCTGTCGAATGTCTCCTTCTCGGTGCCGGGCGGCTTGATCTGCGGGATCATCGGGCCGAACGGTGCAGGCAAGACGACGCTCTTCAATTGCCTGAGCCGCATCTACGAACCGCATGAAGGGGGCATCACCTTCGACGGCAAGAACCTCTTGAAGGTGCAGTCCCACCAGGTTGCCGCTCTCGGGATTGCACGCACCTTCCAGAACGTGGCACTGTTCGATCGCCAGTCGGTCAGGAAGAACATAGAGACCGGCTGCTTCCTGCAGTTCGGCGGGCGCCATTTTTCTTCGCTGCTGCGCAACCGCAGGGGCATGCAAGACCGCCGCGAGGTGGACGACTGCGTCGACGCGCTGTTGGCGTTCGCGCGGCTGGGCGAAGTCGCCGCGACGCCGGTTTCGCAACTGTCGTTCGGCACCCGCAAGCGCGTGGAGCTGGCACGCGCACTTGCCATGCGGCCGCAGATCCTCTTGCTGGACGAGCCGGCGGCAGGGCTCAACCATCAGGACGTGGAGGAACTGATGGGCTGGATCCTCGAGATCCGGGACCGGATGGGGGTCACGGTGCTGCTCATCGAGCACCACATGAACCTGGTGATGCGAGTGTCCGACCAGGTCGTGGTGCTGGAGTTCGGCAGAAAGATTGCCGAAGGCACGCCCTGCGAGGTGGCGGCACACCCGGACGTGATCCGGGCTTACCTCGGAGCAGAGTCGTGA
- a CDS encoding SDR family NAD(P)-dependent oxidoreductase: MQSHNRPLEGKVAVVTGATRGVGKGVALALGEAGALVYATGRTLESGSSNWPGSLQETADEIARRGGTCIPVVCDHADDGSVKRLFERVHDEQSGTIDVLVNNVFAAPARMPVNVPFWELDDDIWETLLRVGLRSHYVASRCVAPRMVARRQGLIVNTSSGGAVRYTFNVPFGVQKAGVDKMAKDMAHDLKPFNVAAVVIWPGFIKSEKFLAQPDRMPAALAQRIMADGESPEFAGRAVAALAADPRIMEKTGQLHLVAELAQEYGFTDVDGRMPATPARV, translated from the coding sequence ATGCAAAGTCACAACAGGCCGCTCGAAGGCAAGGTGGCCGTGGTCACTGGTGCGACACGGGGCGTGGGCAAGGGCGTCGCCCTGGCCCTGGGCGAGGCGGGAGCCCTGGTCTATGCGACGGGCCGCACGCTCGAGTCCGGTTCATCGAACTGGCCGGGTTCCCTCCAGGAGACGGCCGACGAAATTGCGCGTCGCGGCGGGACGTGCATTCCCGTCGTCTGCGACCACGCCGACGACGGCAGCGTGAAGCGCTTGTTCGAGCGCGTGCACGACGAGCAGTCCGGCACGATCGACGTGCTGGTCAACAACGTCTTCGCGGCGCCTGCGCGGATGCCCGTCAATGTCCCGTTCTGGGAACTGGACGACGACATCTGGGAAACACTGTTGCGCGTCGGCCTGCGTTCCCATTACGTGGCCAGCCGCTGCGTGGCGCCGCGCATGGTCGCCCGGCGGCAGGGATTGATCGTCAATACCTCATCGGGCGGGGCGGTCAGGTACACCTTCAACGTGCCCTTCGGCGTACAGAAGGCCGGCGTCGACAAGATGGCCAAGGACATGGCGCACGACCTCAAACCCTTCAACGTTGCAGCGGTGGTGATCTGGCCCGGCTTCATCAAGAGCGAAAAGTTTCTCGCGCAGCCCGACCGCATGCCGGCAGCCCTGGCGCAGCGCATCATGGCCGACGGGGAGTCGCCGGAGTTTGCAGGCCGTGCCGTGGCGGCGCTCGCCGCAGATCCGCGGATCATGGAAAAGACCGGTCAGCTCCACCTGGTCGCCGAACTGGCGCAGGAGTACGGCTTCACCGATGTGGACGGGCGCATGCCCGCGACGCCCGCTCGCGTCTGA
- a CDS encoding Rieske 2Fe-2S domain-containing protein: MTTKEENELLTRVEGDAPMGRMLRQLYWVPAVLSSRLEPGGAPVRVKLFGHRYVAYRTHDGRVGFLNEACPHRGVSLALARNEDNALRCIFHGWKICVSGEVLEVPNEAANPECFRKTVNVKHYPTVEGAGLVWAWLGTGEAPAAPNFEWMNLGPEQAYSCGLELNSNWLQGVEATIDSSHIALLHQSHLAHSTMDMAAARVNNAVRYKFDDTPYGYRAAALREAPDGQCVARVTEFVMPYYGLIPPINTGDEQDRTVIIAVPVDDTHLIQWYIYYNTKRPTDSMKRAQRANTWPMAGGVCHDADRAWGQNRRLMANGNHTGFTEIVVEDFVTQVSMGPIVERSDEYLCSADQAIIRLRRHLLKAVRQYMADELPASAAAEARDYSGITATGGRLKSMEDDWRNMPR; the protein is encoded by the coding sequence ATGACAACCAAGGAAGAGAACGAACTCCTCACGCGGGTCGAAGGCGATGCGCCCATGGGACGGATGCTGCGGCAGCTCTACTGGGTGCCCGCGGTCCTGTCTTCCAGGCTGGAGCCTGGCGGTGCGCCGGTGCGCGTGAAGCTGTTCGGCCATCGGTATGTGGCCTATCGCACGCACGACGGCCGCGTCGGCTTCCTGAACGAGGCATGCCCGCATCGCGGCGTGTCGCTCGCACTGGCGCGCAACGAAGACAACGCGCTGCGCTGCATCTTTCACGGCTGGAAGATCTGCGTTTCGGGTGAAGTCCTCGAAGTGCCGAACGAGGCCGCCAACCCGGAATGCTTTCGCAAGACCGTGAATGTGAAGCACTATCCGACCGTCGAAGGCGCAGGGCTGGTCTGGGCGTGGCTGGGCACCGGCGAAGCACCGGCCGCTCCGAATTTCGAGTGGATGAACCTGGGCCCCGAACAGGCGTATTCCTGCGGGCTCGAGCTCAACTCCAATTGGCTCCAGGGTGTCGAGGCCACCATCGACTCCTCGCACATCGCCCTGCTGCACCAGAGCCACCTGGCTCATTCGACCATGGACATGGCCGCGGCGCGGGTGAACAACGCCGTGCGCTACAAGTTCGACGACACGCCCTACGGCTACCGCGCGGCCGCCCTGCGCGAGGCGCCCGACGGGCAGTGCGTGGCGCGCGTCACCGAGTTCGTGATGCCCTACTACGGGCTGATCCCGCCGATCAACACCGGCGACGAGCAGGACCGCACCGTCATCATCGCGGTGCCGGTCGACGACACGCACCTGATCCAGTGGTACATCTACTACAACACGAAGCGGCCGACCGATTCGATGAAGCGCGCCCAGCGCGCCAACACCTGGCCGATGGCCGGCGGCGTCTGCCACGACGCCGATCGCGCCTGGGGACAGAACCGTCGCCTGATGGCCAACGGGAATCACACCGGCTTCACTGAGATCGTCGTGGAAGACTTCGTGACGCAGGTCAGCATGGGGCCCATCGTCGAGCGTTCCGACGAGTACCTGTGCTCGGCGGACCAGGCCATCATCCGGCTGCGCCGCCACCTGCTGAAGGCCGTGCGGCAATACATGGCCGACGAGCTGCCCGCGAGCGCTGCCGCCGAGGCGCGCGACTATTCCGGCATCACCGCGACCGGCGGCCGCCTCAAGTCCATGGAGGACGACTGGCGCAACATGCCGCGTTGA
- a CDS encoding ABC transporter substrate-binding protein gives MNVPRNALSRRTLLKASMAPFAMSLGTASSQAAADFRGEIKLGQTMPYSGPLSALSAIGKVQTRYFKMVNDGGGINGRSVNLLTVDDAYNPAKAVEQTRNLVEREGVKAMFASMGTAQNVAVQKYLNGRKVPQLFVYAGSDRFADPQNYPWTLPGLPTFSTEASVYADYVHKVNPGAKVAVLYQNDDFGKEYLASFKRRLQELGGKAQVVAAAGYEATAPTVESQLITLSGSGADVFMNITSPKFTIQAIRKVSELPWKPLHIIPITSNFVATVLRVAGLDKSVGLISATPSKSAGDPEWAGDAGFQEWLGFMKKYYPEGDTTEQLNLVGYSMGCLMTEVLRRCGDELSSERILKEATSLNNVALPALIPGITANTSPKDYRLIQQLRLQRFDGSRWVPVTA, from the coding sequence ATGAATGTCCCCCGCAACGCTCTTTCCCGCCGCACGCTCCTGAAGGCTTCCATGGCGCCATTCGCCATGTCCCTCGGCACGGCAAGCTCGCAAGCTGCCGCCGACTTCCGCGGCGAGATCAAGCTGGGGCAGACGATGCCCTACAGCGGGCCGCTGTCGGCCCTGAGCGCGATCGGAAAAGTGCAGACGCGCTACTTCAAGATGGTCAACGATGGCGGCGGCATCAATGGTCGCAGCGTCAACCTGCTCACCGTCGACGATGCCTACAACCCCGCCAAGGCCGTCGAGCAGACGCGCAATCTGGTGGAGCGTGAAGGCGTCAAGGCGATGTTCGCCAGCATGGGGACGGCGCAGAACGTCGCCGTGCAGAAGTACCTGAACGGGAGAAAGGTCCCGCAGCTTTTTGTCTACGCCGGCAGCGACCGGTTTGCCGATCCGCAGAACTATCCGTGGACGCTCCCAGGCCTGCCGACCTTCTCGACGGAAGCCTCGGTGTACGCCGACTACGTTCACAAGGTGAATCCGGGTGCGAAGGTGGCGGTGCTCTACCAGAACGATGACTTCGGCAAGGAGTACCTGGCCTCCTTCAAGCGGCGCTTGCAGGAACTCGGGGGCAAGGCGCAGGTGGTGGCAGCGGCCGGCTACGAAGCCACGGCGCCCACCGTCGAGTCGCAGCTCATCACGCTGTCCGGCTCGGGCGCCGACGTGTTCATGAACATCACGAGCCCGAAGTTCACGATCCAGGCCATTCGCAAGGTCAGCGAACTGCCGTGGAAGCCGCTTCACATCATCCCCATCACCAGCAACTTCGTTGCGACGGTGCTGCGTGTGGCGGGGTTGGACAAATCGGTGGGACTGATCTCGGCGACACCGAGCAAGTCCGCCGGCGATCCGGAGTGGGCCGGCGACGCGGGCTTTCAGGAATGGCTTGGCTTCATGAAGAAGTACTACCCGGAAGGCGACACGACGGAGCAGTTGAACCTGGTGGGCTACAGCATGGGCTGCCTGATGACCGAGGTTCTGCGCCGCTGCGGCGACGAGCTGAGCTCCGAACGCATTCTCAAGGAGGCGACCTCTCTCAATAACGTTGCTCTTCCTGCGCTGATTCCCGGCATCACGGCGAACACATCGCCGAAGGACTACCGGCTGATCCAGCAGCTGCGGCTGCAGCGCTTCGACGGTTCTCGCTGGGTCCCGGTGACGGCTTGA
- a CDS encoding amidohydrolase family protein: MTGRLLIQHAHSLFTGLRGAPARSDATDLRIADGVITEMGRGLRAHAGERVLDASDCVIYPGWVNTHHHLFQSLLKGVPAGLDATLSPWLQAVPFAFRRGFDEQRLRIAARIGLVELLRSGCTTVADHHYLFQPGADHDAAALLFEEAQALGMRFMLLRGGATVTRQLEDSERLHQAPETLDQMLAAVEQTAARFHQHGPFARRRVAMAPTSVHVSLPREELKVVARAARALGLPLHSHMSESVAYIEYCREVHRCLPIEYLADNEWLGPDVWLAHLVHLSPAEMKMLGDSGTGIAHCPQSNARLADGIAPVPTLDRLGVRVSIGVDGAASNEAADMISELHFAWLVHRAQAGALSRPRPEGEGESGADAVTVEQVVHWATAGGAAVLGFEGVGTLQVGQAADLAVFDLDDPRYFGLHDPAIGPIVSGGRPRLRWLLCAGEVVVEDDGIPGLDLARLRAQAGEAVRALLRAG; encoded by the coding sequence ATGACCGGGCGCTTGCTGATCCAGCACGCCCACAGCCTGTTCACCGGGTTGCGCGGCGCCCCGGCGCGCAGCGACGCGACCGACCTGCGCATCGCCGATGGGGTCATCACCGAGATGGGCCGCGGCCTTCGTGCGCACGCGGGCGAGCGCGTGCTGGACGCGAGCGACTGCGTGATCTACCCGGGCTGGGTCAACACCCACCACCACCTGTTCCAGTCGCTGCTGAAGGGTGTGCCCGCCGGGCTCGACGCCACGCTCAGCCCTTGGCTGCAGGCCGTGCCTTTCGCCTTCCGGCGTGGCTTCGACGAGCAGCGCCTGCGCATCGCCGCGCGCATCGGGCTGGTAGAGCTGCTGCGCTCGGGCTGCACCACCGTGGCCGACCACCATTACCTGTTCCAGCCCGGCGCAGACCACGACGCCGCCGCGCTGTTGTTCGAGGAGGCGCAGGCGCTCGGCATGCGTTTCATGCTGCTGCGCGGCGGCGCCACCGTCACGCGGCAGCTGGAAGACAGCGAGCGGCTGCACCAGGCGCCCGAGACGCTCGACCAGATGCTGGCCGCCGTCGAGCAGACCGCGGCGCGCTTCCACCAGCACGGCCCCTTCGCGCGCCGGCGCGTGGCGATGGCGCCGACTTCCGTGCACGTGTCGCTGCCGCGCGAGGAGCTCAAGGTGGTGGCGCGCGCCGCCCGCGCGCTCGGCCTGCCGCTGCACAGCCACATGTCGGAGTCGGTCGCCTATATCGAGTACTGCCGCGAAGTGCACCGCTGCCTGCCCATCGAGTACCTCGCGGACAACGAATGGCTCGGGCCGGACGTCTGGCTGGCGCACCTGGTCCACCTCTCGCCCGCCGAGATGAAGATGCTGGGCGACAGCGGCACCGGCATCGCGCACTGCCCGCAGAGCAACGCACGCCTGGCCGACGGGATCGCGCCGGTGCCGACGCTGGATCGCCTCGGCGTGCGAGTCTCCATCGGGGTCGACGGCGCGGCCTCGAACGAGGCGGCCGACATGATCAGCGAGTTGCATTTCGCCTGGCTGGTGCACCGCGCGCAGGCCGGCGCGCTGTCGCGGCCACGCCCGGAAGGCGAGGGCGAATCCGGCGCCGACGCGGTGACGGTGGAGCAGGTCGTGCACTGGGCCACGGCCGGCGGCGCCGCCGTGCTGGGGTTCGAGGGCGTCGGCACGCTGCAGGTGGGCCAGGCCGCCGACCTCGCCGTGTTCGACCTGGACGACCCGCGCTACTTCGGCCTGCATGATCCGGCGATCGGCCCGATCGTCAGCGGAGGCCGCCCGCGGCTGCGCTGGCTGCTGTGTGCCGGCGAGGTGGTCGTGGAGGACGACGGCATTCCGGGGCTGGACCTGGCGCGGCTGCGCGCGCAGGCCGGGGAGGCGGTGCGGGCGCTGCTGCGGGCGGGCTGA
- a CDS encoding non-heme iron oxygenase ferredoxin subunit: MNSEPKHWVRACAVDDVKRGEPKGVKLSGIPVALYRLDDGIYATHDVCTHAYALLSEGYIEGESVECPLHGALFDIRTGKCLAVASADLATYAVRVEDDAVMVELPKTSTGES; encoded by the coding sequence ATGAACAGCGAACCGAAGCACTGGGTGCGGGCCTGCGCCGTGGACGACGTCAAGCGGGGAGAGCCGAAGGGCGTGAAGCTTTCGGGCATCCCCGTGGCGCTCTACCGCCTCGATGACGGCATCTACGCCACCCACGATGTCTGCACGCACGCCTACGCGCTGCTCTCCGAAGGGTACATCGAAGGTGAGTCCGTCGAGTGCCCATTGCATGGCGCGCTCTTCGACATCCGCACCGGCAAGTGCCTGGCGGTGGCGAGCGCCGATCTGGCGACCTATGCGGTGCGCGTCGAAGACGATGCGGTCATGGTCGAGCTTCCGAAGACCAGCACCGGCGAATCATGA
- a CDS encoding branched-chain amino acid ABC transporter permease, with protein MTEFVQQVAAGFVNGCIYAMLALALVMIYRATHHVNFAQGEMAMFSTYIAWSLIQAGLPYGVAALAAIAFGFVAGALVERVALRPLHDAPLLAIVTVFVALMIIIQSAAGLVFGHESHSFASPFDTWGRFGGGLVSGHAVGVVAVTLLVLLSMMAFFRFTRLGLAMRAAALNPLSSSLSGVNVNRVLMIGWGVAGAIGAVAGVLAAPVVFLSPHMMSGIMIYGFAAAVVGGVDSPPGAILGGLVLGVGENLLGAYVTGNELKLTIALAIMFAILVVRPQGLLGGKAVQRV; from the coding sequence ATGACGGAATTTGTGCAGCAGGTCGCCGCCGGCTTCGTGAACGGATGCATCTACGCGATGCTCGCCCTTGCGTTGGTCATGATCTATCGCGCGACCCATCATGTGAACTTTGCGCAGGGCGAGATGGCAATGTTCTCCACCTACATCGCCTGGTCGCTGATCCAGGCCGGACTTCCCTATGGCGTGGCTGCCCTGGCGGCCATCGCCTTCGGCTTCGTGGCGGGCGCCCTGGTGGAGCGTGTCGCCCTGCGTCCTCTTCACGATGCACCGCTGCTTGCGATCGTGACCGTCTTCGTCGCCCTGATGATCATCATCCAGAGTGCGGCCGGCCTGGTCTTCGGGCATGAGAGCCACAGCTTCGCGAGCCCGTTCGACACCTGGGGACGCTTCGGAGGCGGACTGGTTTCCGGACATGCGGTCGGTGTCGTGGCGGTCACCTTGCTGGTGCTGCTTTCCATGATGGCGTTCTTCCGCTTCACCCGGCTCGGGCTGGCCATGCGGGCGGCCGCGCTCAACCCGCTGTCGAGTTCGCTGTCGGGCGTGAACGTGAACCGGGTTCTCATGATCGGCTGGGGCGTGGCCGGTGCCATCGGTGCCGTGGCGGGCGTACTCGCCGCGCCCGTCGTCTTCCTCAGCCCTCACATGATGAGCGGCATCATGATCTATGGTTTTGCTGCCGCGGTGGTGGGGGGCGTCGACAGTCCGCCGGGGGCGATCCTGGGGGGCTTGGTGCTCGGAGTCGGGGAGAACCTGCTGGGGGCCTACGTGACGGGCAACGAGCTCAAGCTGACGATCGCGCTGGCCATCATGTTCGCGATCCTCGTGGTGCGGCCGCAGGGGCTGCTGGGCGGAAAGGCCGTGCAACGTGTCTGA
- a CDS encoding MarR family winged helix-turn-helix transcriptional regulator — protein MPDPNTSRFVDLSSRSARGALPLRAKPYWHIHSPRTHLGYYKGSRGAAWYGRVFVGEGKYRQIKLGPSHDDGPDGLTFETAVESLLRWADGEQGGQAALGGRAAPRPSPVDAARHARRASQLQPNRLDAISQAWAQERPDVDFWLPGFFLRIEFAHHLHDRRVQEVAKQAGTTVGDLHVLLALRRNGADSAMRPTDLYRELLVTSGAITKRLDSLREQKLIQRAAASDDRRSELVKLTKRGLAVADTAMTRIAQSLEQIVKASGLERAELRRMDESFRRLIAAM, from the coding sequence ATGCCTGATCCCAACACTTCCCGGTTCGTCGATCTCTCTTCGCGTTCGGCGCGCGGAGCCTTGCCGCTGCGCGCCAAGCCTTATTGGCATATCCACTCGCCGCGAACCCACCTCGGGTACTACAAGGGCAGCCGTGGCGCTGCGTGGTATGGCCGGGTCTTCGTCGGCGAAGGCAAGTACCGGCAGATCAAGCTCGGCCCCAGCCACGACGACGGGCCGGACGGATTGACGTTTGAGACCGCCGTCGAATCGCTGTTGCGATGGGCGGACGGCGAGCAGGGCGGCCAGGCTGCGCTCGGCGGGCGTGCGGCGCCGAGGCCGTCTCCGGTTGACGCGGCCCGGCACGCGCGCAGGGCCAGCCAGTTGCAACCGAACCGGCTCGATGCCATCTCGCAAGCATGGGCACAGGAGCGCCCGGATGTCGATTTCTGGCTGCCGGGCTTCTTTCTGCGCATCGAGTTTGCCCACCACCTGCACGACCGCCGTGTGCAGGAAGTCGCCAAGCAGGCGGGGACGACGGTCGGCGATCTTCATGTGCTGCTCGCCCTGCGCCGCAACGGTGCCGACAGTGCCATGAGACCGACGGATCTCTACCGCGAATTGCTGGTGACCTCCGGCGCCATCACGAAGCGGCTGGACAGTCTTCGCGAACAGAAGCTCATCCAGCGCGCTGCCGCAAGCGACGATCGCAGATCGGAACTCGTGAAGCTCACGAAGCGGGGCCTCGCCGTGGCCGACACTGCGATGACGAGGATTGCGCAATCCCTCGAACAGATCGTCAAGGCCAGCGGCCTCGAGCGAGCGGAATTGCGGCGGATGGATGAGTCCTTCCGGCGACTGATCGCGGCCATGTAG
- a CDS encoding NAD(P)/FAD-dependent oxidoreductase, with amino-acid sequence MSATTPTASRAARAIGQRVVIVGGGQAAGAALRRLRQLDYPGPVALVSDEAHVPYERPPLSKEYLSGTERELRWVAPGHRPNERIATERTAVAGDVRTRTISCNDGTALEYDFLLIATGGMPRRLGMPGADLDNVHCLRHASDAIALKESIRRCSRMALRLLVVGGSWIGLEVAAAARGAGVEVTVVEQAEQLCRRTLPCAPAALLHALHAAHGVDLRLRTSVAGLDGGREVRRARLSDGSVLSVGAVVGGIGITPNTSLAQRLGLLVRSGIVVDRHCRSSVPEIYAAGDVAEQACHWHDDSLRIETWENANRQGETAAMHMAALATGTGEPEAPGRAAPPWFWSDQYDMNLQVVGAPVRGDAVLACQSSARERLFVHLRGDLVVGAVGMNKPREMRRLRKLLTERPQLPRSELLQEGFGFD; translated from the coding sequence ATGAGTGCGACGACGCCGACAGCTTCCCGCGCAGCGCGGGCCATTGGACAACGTGTCGTCATCGTGGGTGGTGGGCAGGCAGCAGGGGCCGCCTTGCGCAGGCTGCGACAGCTCGACTATCCCGGCCCCGTCGCGCTCGTCAGCGACGAGGCTCATGTCCCTTACGAGAGACCGCCCTTGTCCAAGGAGTACCTGAGCGGCACCGAGCGCGAGCTGCGGTGGGTGGCGCCGGGGCACAGGCCGAACGAGCGGATCGCCACCGAGCGCACGGCCGTCGCCGGCGATGTGCGCACCAGAACCATCAGCTGCAATGACGGCACGGCGTTGGAGTACGACTTCCTGCTGATCGCCACCGGCGGCATGCCTCGCCGCCTCGGCATGCCCGGCGCCGATCTGGACAACGTGCATTGCCTGCGGCACGCGAGCGATGCCATTGCCCTGAAGGAATCCATTCGACGGTGCTCGCGGATGGCCCTGCGGCTGCTGGTCGTCGGAGGCAGCTGGATCGGGCTGGAGGTGGCAGCCGCCGCCCGGGGTGCGGGCGTCGAGGTCACCGTGGTCGAGCAGGCGGAACAGCTTTGCCGCCGTACGCTTCCCTGCGCGCCGGCAGCCTTGCTCCACGCACTTCACGCAGCGCACGGCGTGGACCTTCGATTGCGGACGTCCGTCGCCGGCCTGGATGGCGGCCGGGAGGTCCGGCGCGCGCGGCTGTCGGACGGGTCCGTGCTCTCGGTCGGTGCAGTGGTCGGCGGCATCGGCATCACGCCGAACACCTCCCTGGCGCAGCGGCTGGGCCTGCTGGTTCGCTCCGGCATCGTGGTCGATCGTCATTGCCGATCCTCGGTGCCGGAGATCTACGCGGCCGGCGACGTCGCCGAGCAGGCCTGCCACTGGCATGACGATTCCCTTCGCATCGAAACATGGGAGAACGCCAACCGGCAGGGCGAGACGGCCGCGATGCACATGGCAGCCCTTGCGACCGGCACCGGTGAACCCGAGGCGCCAGGGCGCGCAGCCCCGCCCTGGTTCTGGTCGGACCAGTACGACATGAACCTGCAGGTGGTCGGCGCGCCGGTGCGCGGCGACGCCGTGCTGGCCTGCCAGTCGAGCGCACGCGAGCGGCTCTTCGTCCACCTGCGAGGCGACCTGGTGGTCGGTGCCGTCGGCATGAACAAGCCGCGTGAAATGCGGCGGCTTCGAAAGCTGCTGACAGAGCGCCCCCAGCTGCCAAGGTCCGAACTGCTGCAGGAAGGGTTCGGCTTCGATTGA
- a CDS encoding ABC transporter ATP-binding protein encodes MTPNLLEVRGLYSTYQSTTVLKSVDLDVARGGITALLGANGAGKTTVLRSISQALVKTHGTIVFDGLRIEGLACDAIARLGIAHVPDGRGTFTQLTVEDNLFVGCITRARGADARNDMERMYSLFPRLAEYRRKPAGLLSGGEQQMVAIARALMLRPRLLMLDEPSFGLAPMVVRQIFDVLAQINRDTGLSILVVEQNARLALELAHNAYVLEAGRVAISGAAEALRNDPRVKSAYLGI; translated from the coding sequence GTGACGCCCAACTTGCTGGAGGTCCGCGGGCTGTACTCGACCTACCAGTCGACGACCGTCCTCAAGTCGGTCGACCTCGACGTGGCCCGCGGCGGCATCACCGCACTGCTCGGCGCGAACGGAGCGGGCAAGACCACGGTTCTGCGCTCCATCAGCCAGGCCCTGGTGAAGACGCACGGCACCATCGTGTTCGATGGGCTGCGCATCGAAGGGCTGGCGTGCGACGCCATCGCACGCCTGGGCATTGCACACGTGCCGGATGGCAGAGGCACCTTCACGCAGTTGACGGTCGAGGACAACCTGTTCGTCGGTTGCATCACGCGTGCGCGTGGCGCCGACGCGAGGAACGACATGGAGCGCATGTATTCGCTCTTTCCGCGCCTCGCCGAGTACCGTAGAAAGCCGGCGGGCCTGCTCAGCGGCGGCGAGCAGCAGATGGTGGCGATCGCGCGGGCCCTCATGCTGCGGCCGCGCCTGCTGATGCTCGACGAGCCGTCGTTCGGGCTTGCGCCGATGGTCGTGCGGCAGATCTTCGACGTGCTCGCGCAGATCAATCGCGACACCGGCCTGAGCATTCTGGTGGTGGAGCAGAACGCACGGCTGGCGCTGGAACTCGCCCACAACGCCTATGTGCTCGAGGCGGGGCGGGTCGCCATCAGCGGCGCGGCCGAGGCGCTGCGCAACGACCCACGGGTGAAGTCAGCCTATCTTGGAATCTGA